TTAAGCCTCCTGACCCTGTGCGTACGGGCAGTCCTGTTGCCTTGAGCGCGTTAAGCAGTTTCCAGCGCGTGGCGTTAACGGCAGCGGCATCGCGTAACGGGCGCTTCGCTTGAGCTTGAATCTTGGTTAAGCGTTTGGGGTCTTTTTCTAAGAACTGCGTGACATCTTGTGCCGCTTTCCTTAAATTGCACGGCGCACACGCGAGCGTTAAGTTGCTGACGCGGTTCGAGCCGCCACGCGCTTTGGGGTGTATGTGGTCGATTTGCAGCGGCACAGTTGACGCATCGCAGTAGGCGCATTGTCGTCGCCACTTTTCCAATAAATACTCACGTACCTCATAGCCTCTTAATTCGCCTTGCTGGTACTGCACGCCCGCTATCTCGGGGTTTTCAAGCTGCTGCATATCAAATCGAACCAGCTCTTGTGCAAGGTGCGTAATGGGTGCCACGTTTCGTAGTCGCGCAACCCACGATAACGTAGTATCAATTCGATGCTGCAAACTCGGCGCGAGCCACCCTTTGCCTTTGTTTTTTCGGTTAAGAAATCGAGGCGCACGGTAGCGTAAATTAGCGCTACGGCGGCGGCGACGCATTTGGCGTCTCGCTGTTAAGGCGTGACTAATTTGCACTCCGCGATGTATCAACTCAAACAGGTTTAGTACGTGCGCTGTGGCTGTTATCTCGCCCGTTTCCGCGTTAACGGTATCGCGATTGCGAACCAACGCCAGCCCTGACGTTTTACTGCCAGGGTCAATCTTAAGCTCTAACGGTTGTAACTCACTTTGCGCCACCGCTCTATCAATCAAGCGAATCGTAAAGGGGATCAATCGATGCACCCTGGCTCGCCCTCGCGCCAATAGAAGTCGTGCTCGCTTCTCGGAGCACGGCATCAAGGGCGCTTGGCGTCTATCTATTACAAAAACAGCCATGGCTATTTTCTCCTAATTTTGCCCGTAAGGGCCTTGTGACGGAGGCTTACGCCTCTCTCCCCTCGACAAGGTTGATGTCCCGCTAGATGCCTAAAGCACCGTGCGGCAGCCCGTTTCGTGCCTACCCGAGGCGTGTCTGCGGCTACCGCTTACAGAGCTTGGAACTGAGGAAGCATTCCAAGGTGCGTCTTGAACGTAACACCAACGTAGCGCCACAACAGCGCTGAGTCTGGTCAATCTAGGCAAGCGCAGAGTGAATCTGGCATGCCTCGCCCTTTAGGGCGGGGTTATTGACGCCGTTATTTGCCTTTTTCGTCGCCAACGTTGTTGGTTTTCGATAATTGTTAATGCAATCAGAGCTAAGGCCAAGGCGAGTAAGCTAGGTAAAAGGGCGGTGACCCAAGGTTCCCAGTGACTTAGCATGCCTAAGTTTAGCGCTAATTGATTCGCCATAAAAAAGCCAACCCCAATGAGAATCCCGATGAACATTTTGCTACCTACCCCACCACGACGTGTTTGCATAAAGCTGATGGGGGCAGCGATAGTTATCATCACTAATAGCGTAAAGGGGTAGGCGATTTTGCGCCACAGGGCAACGGTTTGTCTATCGGTCTGTAGTTGGTTTTGATCTAGGTAGTCAATATAGTCAACCAGATCGGTAATAGCCATGCGTTCTGGTGTCAAAATTCTGGCGAGCAAACGCTCAGCACTTAGGTCGGTATGAATGGCGAGGGTTTCTTTGGTTTCAACCTGAGTGAGAGCGAAGTCTGGTTTGAGATCATTTTCTAGTGCAGATAATGATAGGTTATTGATAACAGAGCGTTGTACTTGCGTTAGATGTAGCTGTTTATCTGCAAAATAGCCATGTTTGGCTTGAATGAATTCTTGTAGGTGTTGTTCTTGGTCGAACTCATAGATGGTGATGTCAGCGACAGTGGATTTATCATTCAGCCGCCCAATATTAATGAGACGCATTTCGTCTTGATCACCATTTTCTTTAAACCAATAACCACTACTTAGTCGACCGCCACCTGCTTTGCCTAATAATTTTAGGCTGCTTTCACTGGCTTGAATTTCAGTGCGCGGGGTGATGTATTCGGAAAGAATAAATGCGCCAATCATTAATGGGATGGTAATCACCCATAAAGACAGAAGCAGCTGTAAACCGCTGACGCCAGCTACGCGTAATACCACCAGTTCATTTCGTTGTGCCAATCCAGCTAAAGCAAGAACTGCCCCGATCAACAAGCCGATGGGCAACAACTCATACAGTTGGGTGGGTAGACTCAGTGCTTGCAGATACAGAAGGCTGCTTAATCCAAAACTGGCGCTGAGTTTATCTAGCTCATCAATCAGATTAAAAAAACTAAATAAGCCTATCAGAGCGAGGAGTACAACCGCACTGGATCGATAAATTTCAGAGGCGATATAGCGACGTGCAATGCGCATAATAGTATGTAGTTAAGGGGCGCTGACTTGGCGCATACGTTGCACGATGGTGTTCGTGCGGCGTTGTAGAAAAGGGGTGTTCCCATTTTTGTCATAAAAAATAGGATTGGGCAGCATAGCGGCTAAACGGGCAGCTTGGGTAGCCGTCAGGTTTTGAGCTGTACTATGAAAATAGCGCTTCGCAGCGGCTTGAGCTCCGAACTCTGATTGCCCCCATTGAGCAATATTGAGATAAAGCTCTAAGATGCGTTGTTTAGACATGCTGTATTCAATCATGTAGCTAAGAATAAGTTCTTGGCCTTTACGTGTATAGCTACGAGAGTTAGACAAGAACAGGTTTTTTGCGAGTTGTTGGGTTAGGGTGGACCCGCCACGACGACGCTCGGAGCCCTGAGAGGCTTGCTGCTTATTGTATTCCCACGCATTGCGAATCGCCTCCCATTCTACGCCTTGATGCTCCAGAAAATTTGCATCTTCAGAACTAATTACCGCGCGCTTTAAGTGATCGCTAATGTGTTCGTATTTAACCCACTCAAACTGTATTTGGGTATCAGGGTCTTGGTGCCGTAATTCAGCGAGGGTTTGGCGCATGATGGCGCTGGACTGTGGGTTGTAATAGTTAAACCACACTATGCGCACTAAAAAACTGAACTGATAGCAGATAAATAAAACGAGCGAAACCAGCAAAATAATCGTAATGCGCTTTATGCGACTCGGTGAACGGGTGGTCATCATTTATAGGCGTTGTCGTAAATCGTGGAGTACAGGTTCGGTATCGGGCTGTAGGCCATGCCAGATGAAAAAGCTTTGAGCCGCTTGGCCGACCAACATTCCTAGACCATCAGCACATTGAGTTGCTCCGTAAGTGACGCAGTCTTTCATGAAAATGGACGGTTCGGCCCCATACATCATGTCATAGGCGAGTGAATGCTGACTACATTCAATGGGCTGATTTAAGGGGTTTTTTTGATCTAGGCTGCTAGAGGTGGCATTAATGATGATGTCCCATACCCCGTTGGTTGTGTCTAGGTCACCGGCATCCAGACGAGCCGCATAATTAGGCTGATGCAGGGCAATATGTTCGACTAAGGCGTGGGCTTTAAGAGAGGAGCGATTGATAACTCGGATATGTGCCGCCCCTGCCTCCAGTAATGGGAGCAGCACCCCTTTAGCCGCTCCACCCGCCCCGATGAGTAATATACGTTGGTTAGCAGGAGCAAAACCTAATCGTGTTAAATCATTAACCAGACCGATGCCATCGGTATTGCAAGCGTGTAGCTGTCCATTTTCTAGCCATAAGGTATTCGCTGCACCTGCTAGCTGTGCGCTGGGGCTGTGATGGGTAGCTAGTGCAAAAGCGGTTTCTTTAAAAGGGACCGTGATGTTTAGCCCTTTACCTCCTTGGGCAAAGAACGCACGTACATGATCGGCAAAGTCATTCGGGTCAGCCAACATACGCTGGTAATCAACACGCAGGCCAAATTGCTTTGCAAAAGCATGGTGGATCTCAGGAGAACGGCTGTGGGCAATGGGGTTGCCTACGACGGCACAATGCAAAGTAGAAGGTAGGGGCATAGGTAATTATTCAGTCGTTAAACTGCCTTGAGTAAAGCGCCAACTGCGGGTAATAGCAATCACGTCGGAGTGCTCTTGCATTTCGGGGCTAAAAGGGCCAAACGGAGCAGCAAGACGAATAATTCGTTGCGCAGCCACGTTAAAAATAGGGTTCTGAGCGGGTTGGTGTATGTCTACCTTGAGTAGACTGCCATTTTTATCTATATAAACGGTTAATTGTAGAGCATCGGATAGCAGGCCTTTAGCTTGATCGGGATAGTGCTCTGTTCCTAAGCGTTCTATTTTAGCGCGCCAATCTTCAATGTAGGCGGCGTAGGGCGAGGCATTAGCCGAAGGGGCATCAAAATGGATACGAGGCTGAGAGTTGTAATGCGTGATTTGAGATTTTAATACGTGTAGTTCGCGGGATAAACGTAAGGTGTGTTCGTCTTGGTCTTGCTGTCCCGTGTGTTCTGATTCGGGTTCGCTATCTGGTGTCGCGTGTAAGGCTTGCCACTCGGATTCTAACTGCACTAACCGTGCTTGTTGATTTTGCTCCATTTGACGTAGCCGTTCACGCATAGCCTGTAGCACCAAATCATTAGGGCTAGGTGTGTTTTGGCCACTAAATGGGGCGCTGGCAGCCTCTTGGTCATGACTTTCGCCGCCACCTGCTGCTTGCCATTGAGCGAGTAAAAGAGCATTGAGAACGGGCTCTTCATTTTTATAGTTAATAAGAGCAATGGTAGGTTCAGGGGATAACGTCTTTTTTTCTATGCCATTAGGCCATGCGTAATACAGCACTAACCCGTGGGCCAGCAGAGATAAAATCACGGCTGGCCACAGAAAGTCAGACAGAATAGAAGCATGGCGTAATGACATAAAAGGGGCTTAGGCCTCTGGGTGATCCTCTGTGGAGGGGGGCTGAATTAATTCACGTAATCGAGCCTCTACGGTTAGATCAAGTTCATTGACGCTCAGTATATCAAGCATCAGTTGCTGGCCTCGCTCTAGCTCGCCTAAGCCGGGTACCCGCATGACAAAGGGGGCTGAGTCAAAACGGACTAGATCTTCTTTGATCACTGTCGCGGACATTTGCTGAATATTTTGCTGCTGTAACCAGCGTAGCACCCAATAGCGTTCAATGGTGTTTTGGAAGTCATTCCATGCGGTGTATTGCGCCTCAAAAGCACCCACAATACCGAATAAATCAGCCTCTTTGGGTTTAAAGGGGGCAACAAGGCGGGCAGATACACCATGTTCGGCTGCAGCGAGAATTTGCCATTGATTTACTAAGTCCACATAACGACGCAAGGGCGAAGTGGACCATGCGTATTGAGGGACTCCAATGCTGTCATGTGGCAGAGCATGAGTAGACATACGTGTACGCATATTTTGTTGAGAGCGGTAAATGCCAGGTACATCGTGCTGAGCCAATAGTCCCCCCCAGTGATTATTGGCTAAAATCATCATTTCAGCGGTAATTAAACCGATGGGCGCATTTCGAACCCGAGGGATAAGACGAACTAGGCTATCTGGATCATCGGCGGCGCCATCTAAATCAAATAAAAACTCAACCCGATTATTATTCTCAGGGCGACCTCGTACTAGCTCTCGCTGTTTAGCTAAATATTGCGTTACCGCCCATAGTGGCCGAATCCAATGTGCATAGGGAATGTCACTGTCAGGGTTGTCCAGCGCCTCTTGGGTTACGAGAGGGTCTAGTTTATGTTGGCGTAGATTTTCTTTAACGACAATTCGTTCTAGTCGAGTTTGGCTTTGCAGAATCTCGGCTTTTTCTAGATCAATATCTACATAGAGTGAAATGGCGGGTCGACTGAGCCCTTCGTCTAAAGAGAATTGACGAATGACGGCTTCGGGCAGCATTGGCACTTTTTGCCCAGGTGTGTAAAGTGTAGAGAGTCGTTTTCGTGCAAGCTGATCGAGTTCGTTATCTCGTTGTACCGCAAGGCCAGGGGTGGCAATATGTACACCCACTCGCCATTGGTTTTCTCCGATGGACTGAATGGAAAGCGCGTCATCAATCTCAGTGGTGCCTTCGTCATCGACGGAGTAAGCCTCTATATCTGCCACAGGTAATTCTGTGCCCCATTCCGTCGCTAACTCGATCTCAGGAAACTCAATGCCCCGAGGAAAGTAGTTTGAAAAAAAGCGATGGCGGTGTAGAGCTAATGGGCTAGACCATGCATTGAGGTCTAACAGTAGTTTTTCGGGGCTAACGCCTAAATGTTGGACAGCGGCATCAAAGGCTTTCCACTCTAGGGTGTTTTTATCGGGCGCTGATAAGAGTGAGTTAGCGATAGCTGCAATGGGTTCAGGCAGCTCGCCTGCAATCATGGCTTGGGTCCACGCATCTTGCTGTTCGGCTTGGAGGCGCTTTTTTTCTATAGCGGCTAAAGCGGCTTCTAGGATTTCAGGGGGGGCGGGACGGTACAGCCCTTTGCCTTTGCGGTGAAAATACGCGGGAGCGCCATGCAAGGCAAAAATAAGTGCTGTTTTTTCAACGGCACTAGGGGTGTGACCAAAATAGTCCTCTGCAAACTCTATGGCTGAGAATTCCTCTTTAGGCGCACATTCCCATAAAAAATCCACATCGAATTCGGCAGCTAATTGTTCGGCTTGCTCTAAAAGCGTGGTGGGGTCTGGCTGAGCAAACTCAAAAAACACATTGTTTTTGCGAATTTTGCTGCGTTTACCACTGGCTGACTCTACCTGCATGGTGGAGTCGGCATCAGCAAAAATTTTTTCGGCTTTGAATTTGCCGCTGTCTTCAAAAAGGACGTACATAAGTATCCTAGAGCATTAAAACAAAAAGCAGAAAATTAACTGCCTATCGAAGGAGCTATAAAGTGTAAAACAGGGCTAAGGTAAAGATCAAAGTCAGAAATACCGTGATCACTGCCAAAGATCAGAAAACCCTGGCTACCTGAAAAGGTGTGCAGCATCTCTTGGTAATTTAATACCTCATCACCACTGGCAGCGATTAAATAATAGCGTTGTGGCTGTGTAGTGGCCGAGGGCTGCATGGCTGTGAGCTCATCTATATAATTAGCATGAAACACAAAAGGCACATCAGAGTGATAGTAACGGTGCTCACCAACCTGAGTGGCTAAATCGCGAGGGGCGTGCACGGCAGGATTAAGTAATAGTGCCTTGCAGCCCCATTGTTCAGCCAGGACGTGGGCATAATAACCGCCTAACGACGAGCCAATAATACGTAAGTCTGTGGCGGGGTCAGTGAGGTTGGCCTCTTGGATGAGTTGATTGCAAAGGGCAATCGCTGCAGCTGGGCTTTCAGGTAGTTGTGGGCAGACCCACTGATCTTGCCAGCCTTTTTCAGCCACCGCCTTAGCCAAAACCTGCGCTTTATAGGAGCTTGGAGAAGACCTAAAGCCATGTAGGTATAAAATCATGGATTGGCCCCAAAACGTTGAGTTAAGCCTTGGAGAATCTTTTCATGTACGCCCCCAAAGCTACCGTTACTCATGATAACAATATGGTCATGGGGTTGGGCTTTTTCAATGACGGCTGCTGCTAAGGCATTGAGATCATTGATTACTGAAGCCTTATCGCCTAGCGGGGCAAAAGTGGCTTGGGCATCCCAATTTAATGCGTGTTTGCCTTGGTTCTCGCTATAACAAAACGTATGATCAGCGCAAGCCAGTGATTCGGGTAAACGAGCTGCCATGGCACCCAGTTTCATCGTGTTGGATCGAGGCTCAAGTACAGCGATGATACGTTCATTTGGCGTGATTTGTTTTGCTAGGCCCTCTAAGGTCAATGCGATGGCTGTAGGGTGGTGCGCAAAATCATCATAGACACGAATCTGATGAATCGTACCGCGTAACTCCATACGCCGTTTAATCCCTTGAAATTGACTTAATGCAGCACAGCTGTCGCTTGGCTCAATCCCTACATGGTGCGCCGCTGCGATGGCAGCTAAGGCATTGAGACGGTTGTGTTCTCCACTGAGATGCCAGTGAATTTCACCCTGTTTTTTACCATCAAAGAAAATACTGACAGGATCAGCGTTACTCTGTTCTGAGTACCAGCCCGTTGGGGACTCAAGTCGTTCTACCTGAGTCCAACAGCCTCTGGCTAAAGCGCGATCTAAGGCGGGGGCCTGTGCGGGGCGAATAATTAACCCAGTAGATGCAATAGTGCGCACTAGGTGATGAAATTGGGTTTCTATAGCAGAGAGATCTGCAAAAATATCAGCATGATCAAATTCTAAATTATTTAAAATCGCAGTACGTGGACGGTAGTGGACAAACTTTGACCTTTTATCAAAAAAGGCAGTGTCATATTCGTCAGCCTCGATCACAAAGAGGGGTTGGTTTTTATCAAATCGAGCAGAAACCCCTAGGTCTGGGGCGACTCCGCCAATTAAAAAATTAGGTTTCAGGCCATTGTGTTCGAGAATCCACGCTAACATAGAACTGGTAGATGTTTTGCCATGAGTCCCTGCTACAGCGAGTACATGCTGATGAGCGAGCACATTTTCACCTAGCCACTGAGGGCCAGATGTATAAGCTAAGCCTTGATCTAAAATGGCTTCCATTAACGGGTTGCCACGGCTCACTACATTACCAATCACAAATAGATCAGGTTTGAGCTCAAGTTGTTCTACACCATAGCCTTCGATTAGATCTATACCTTGCTCTTGTAGTTGTGTGCTCATGGGCGGATAGACCCCCGCATCACAGCCTGTAACTGTATGGCCTGCGGCGCGAGCGATCAGAGCTAGACCACCCATAAAAGTGCCGCAAATACCTAGAATATGAATATGCATAAAACCTCCAATAAGCCCATTTTAGACAACATTTTGGGGCTTGCAGCGAAAAATGGAACTATTTGCATCTCACTACTTTCTAAAACAAGATGAAAAATAGAGGAAAACGAATGAAATCGGCGATCTGTAGTTCCCTGCGCAAGCTAGTTGTAGTCAGTGGTTTTTGGTTGATGACGTCTGCTCAGGCTGAGTCTGTGGATTTGTTTACTTTGCAGTTTGATGATTTACATGGCCAAGCGCAGTCAATGGCTAACTATAAAGGCAAACCAGTCGTGGTCAATTTTTGGGCAACATGGTGTCCCCCTTGTGTAGAGGAGATGCCGGATTTAGAAGAATTGAGTCAGACGCATTCAGATGTGCAGTTTGTAGGACTAGCGATTGATACACAACGTAATGTAAAAAAGTTTTTGGAAAAAATTGCTGTATCGTATGATCTGTACGTACCCGGTCATAGTGGGGTAAAACAAATGAAAGCATTAGGCAACTCAAAAGGAGGGTTGCCATACACTTTAGTGATCAATGCGGATGGCTCTATCCAAGAGCAGCTACTGGGACAGATCAATAAAGAGCACCTTGGGGCCATTTTAGGCAATTTAAAAAATTAACGGGTCGATGGCGGCAGCTTGCTGCATTTTCGATTAAACTACAGCAATTAAGAGAACTTTTTTTAGAATTTAGCTCTGTTTTTATAGACAAACGGGGTAATTTGGCGTAAAAAAGCGATCTATAATCACAACTTTATTTGGCAATGGCTAGCAATATACTGGTTATACACGGTCCGAATTTAAACCTGCTTGGCACACGCGAGCCGCACATTTATGGTGCGCAAACACTGGATGATATTAATCAACATCTGGTGCAGCTGGCATCTGACTTGGGCGGGGTATGTAGTACATTTCAAAGTAACTCTGAGGGGCAGCTCGTTGATCGTATTCACGCTGCAGCTCAACAACAAGTGGACTTCATTTTAATTAATGCCGGGGCTTATACTCATACCAGTGTGGCAATTCGTGATGCTTTAGCTGCGGTAGCGATTCCTTTCATAGAGGTACATTTATCCAATGTGCACAAACGGGAACCGTTCCGTCATCACTCCTATCTTTCTGATATTGCTCAGGGGGTAGTTGTGGGGCTAGGCGCTTACGGTTACGAATCTGCCCTGCGTTATGCTATGGCTTAATTTTATCCAATTTTTATAACACCCAAGCCGGTTACTTTTCGGCGATGGTGTGGCAGGAAACATGCATGGATCTTAGAAAACTTAAAACCTTAATTGACCTCGTTGCAGAGTCTGATATTTCTGAACTCGAAGTCACCGAGGGTGATGGCAAGGTCAGAATTGTTAAGTCGGCCCCTGCTGCCCCTCAACAGATGGTATACGCAGCGCCTCAAATGGCAGCTGCAGCCCCAGCAGCTCCCGTCGCAGCCGTAGTCGAATCTACACCGGCTGTTCCTGACGGACATGTTGTGACAGCTCCGATGGTAGGTACGTTCTATCGCTCCCCTAATCCTGGTGCCGCACCATTTGTAGAGATTGGCCAAAGCGTCCAAGAAGGTGATGCTTTATGTATTATCGAGGCCATGAAACTGCTCAACGAAATTGAGGCAGACAAAGGTGGCGTGATCAAAGAAATTCTTGTTGAAAACGGTGCTCCCGTAGAATACGGCCAGCCCTTGTTTGTGATTGGCTAGTTTCATGTTTGAAAAGATCCTTATCGCTAACCGGGGAGAAATAGCCCTACGCATCCAGCGCGCTTGTCGCGAAATGGGTATTAAAACTGTAGTGGTGCACTCAGAGGCTGATCGTGATGCCAAATATGTGCGCCTAGCGGATGAGTCTGTCTGTATTGGGCCTGCCAACCCTCGTGAAAGTTATTTGAATATGCCCGCGATTATCGCTGCGGCAGAGGTCACAGATGCAGAGGCTATCCACCCAGGCTATGGGTTCTTAGCCGAAAACGCTGATTTCGCAGAACGTGTAGAAAAAAGCGGTTTTGTATTTATTGGCCCTCGTCCTGAAACCATTCGCATGATGGGCGACAAGGTAACCGCTAAAAAAACTATGATTGCTGCAGGGGTTCCTGTGGTACCGGGCTCTGCAGGTGCCTTGCCTGATGATCCAGACGAGGTCATTCAGATAGCTCGTGATGTAGGCTATCCCGTGATTGTTAAGGCCTCAGGTGGGGGTGGCGGTCGTGGGATGCGTGTGGTTTGGACCGAAGGTGCGCTACTAAATGCTGTTGCGACGACCCGCGCCGAAGCCGAAGCGGCTTTTGGTAATCCAGATCTCTACATGGAAAAGTACCTGCAAAACCCGCGTCATATCGAGATTCAAGTCTTGGCCGACGGTGCTAAGCAGGCGGTATGGTTAGGCGAGCGAGATTGCTCCATGCAGCGTCGTCATCAAAAGGTTATCGAAGAGGCTCCGGCCCCTGGTATTCCTCGTAAATTGATTGACCGGATTGGTGATCGCTGTGTAGAGGCATGTCATAAGCTAGGCTACCGAGGTGCTGGTACCTTTGAGTTCCTCTACGAAAATGGCGAGTTCTATTTCATTGAGATGAACACGCGTATTCAGGTTGAGCACACAATCACAGAGATGATTACTGGGATTGACTTGGTACAGCAGCAAATTCTTGTGGCTGCCGGAGAAAAATTCACCCTACGTCAGCGTGATATTCAGTTTAAAGGTCACTCTATAGAATGCCGTATTAACGCTGAAGACCCATTTAAGTTTATTCCTAGTCCGGGTCATATTACCAAGTGGCATACACCAGGTGGGCCAGGGATTCGTATGGACTCGCATGTGTTTGCTGGTTATACCGTGCCCTCTAACTATGACTCCATGATTGGTAAGCTAATCAGCTATGGGGATACGCGAGATCAAGCCATTGCGCGTATGGATATTGCCTTATCCGAAATGATTGTCGAGGGGGTTAAAACGAATATCCCTCTACATCGTGAGTTGATGCAGGACCCTAATTTCCAAGCCGGTTCATTTAGTATCCATTACCTCGAAGAAAAACTGGCAAAACGCCCTTAATCTTCAAGTCGCGGTAAAATACAAAGCAGGGGTTCGCCTCTGCTTTTATTTTTTGGGAATCACTATGCGTGAAATTGTTTTAATGTGTGCCGAGCAAGAGGCAGAAAATGTATCCGATGCGTTATTGGAGCTGGGCGTATTGTCCGTTTCCGTAGAGGATGCGGATGAAAATACGGATCAAGAACAGCCGCTCTATGGCGAACCCGGTTTAGAGCCAGAGGTTTTTGCCTGGAGTCGTAATCGCGTGGTGGCCTTGCTGCCCGAAGACCTAGAGGCTGTAATCATCGTTCAGCAACTGCGTGATCAGCATGTACTTGAGTTAAACGATGACGATTGGTTTGTCCGTGATGTGCCTGATAATGACT
This Paenalcaligenes faecalis DNA region includes the following protein-coding sequences:
- the accB gene encoding acetyl-CoA carboxylase biotin carboxyl carrier protein, whose protein sequence is MDLRKLKTLIDLVAESDISELEVTEGDGKVRIVKSAPAAPQQMVYAAPQMAAAAPAAPVAAVVESTPAVPDGHVVTAPMVGTFYRSPNPGAAPFVEIGQSVQEGDALCIIEAMKLLNEIEADKGGVIKEILVENGAPVEYGQPLFVIG
- the aroQ gene encoding type II 3-dehydroquinate dehydratase, whose translation is MASNILVIHGPNLNLLGTREPHIYGAQTLDDINQHLVQLASDLGGVCSTFQSNSEGQLVDRIHAAAQQQVDFILINAGAYTHTSVAIRDALAAVAIPFIEVHLSNVHKREPFRHHSYLSDIAQGVVVGLGAYGYESALRYAMA
- the accC gene encoding acetyl-CoA carboxylase biotin carboxylase subunit; this translates as MFEKILIANRGEIALRIQRACREMGIKTVVVHSEADRDAKYVRLADESVCIGPANPRESYLNMPAIIAAAEVTDAEAIHPGYGFLAENADFAERVEKSGFVFIGPRPETIRMMGDKVTAKKTMIAAGVPVVPGSAGALPDDPDEVIQIARDVGYPVIVKASGGGGGRGMRVVWTEGALLNAVATTRAEAEAAFGNPDLYMEKYLQNPRHIEIQVLADGAKQAVWLGERDCSMQRRHQKVIEEAPAPGIPRKLIDRIGDRCVEACHKLGYRGAGTFEFLYENGEFYFIEMNTRIQVEHTITEMITGIDLVQQQILVAAGEKFTLRQRDIQFKGHSIECRINAEDPFKFIPSPGHITKWHTPGGPGIRMDSHVFAGYTVPSNYDSMIGKLISYGDTRDQAIARMDIALSEMIVEGVKTNIPLHRELMQDPNFQAGSFSIHYLEEKLAKRP